One part of the Lapillicoccus jejuensis genome encodes these proteins:
- a CDS encoding MFS transporter yields MSTADATAAPVAGWTSALAEPTRRVTARWLTAFSTVWLGIWMAQLTPIQLLLPLQVDSLRHDTDWVRSVVAYGVVSGAAGVCTLLAYPLAGAASDRTTSRWGRRRPWIATGTAVFAVGLGVLGMQRTMLGIGVWWCVTIIGFCITTATLTAVISDQVPVDQRGLVSGLVSAPQAIGTILGLVLVTTLFTGLVAGYVVVALLLVALAVPLLLVMPDEVLPRDQRSRLSVADVVRSLWIDPHEHPDFAWTLTGRVLVNISNALGTTLLLYFLEFGLNRTTAEDDLLVLTLVYMVFVVGASVWLGRVSDRVGRRKPFVWMSSAIQGVAALLLAFVPSYGVALVAAGLLGLGYGCFLSVDQALATQVLPDPASRGKDLGIMNIAVALPQAVGPLLGAGLVVLFDGFSGLFVVAALTAALGAAAVAPVRGVR; encoded by the coding sequence GTGAGCACCGCGGACGCGACCGCTGCGCCTGTGGCGGGGTGGACCAGCGCCCTCGCCGAGCCGACCCGCCGGGTCACCGCGCGCTGGCTGACTGCCTTCTCGACGGTGTGGCTGGGGATCTGGATGGCCCAGCTGACGCCGATCCAGCTGCTCCTGCCGCTGCAGGTCGACAGCCTGCGCCACGACACGGACTGGGTGCGCAGCGTCGTCGCCTACGGCGTCGTGTCCGGCGCCGCCGGGGTCTGCACGCTGCTGGCCTACCCGCTCGCGGGGGCCGCCTCGGACCGGACCACGTCGCGGTGGGGGCGGCGCCGTCCGTGGATCGCCACCGGCACCGCGGTCTTCGCGGTCGGACTCGGTGTCCTGGGAATGCAGCGGACGATGCTCGGCATCGGGGTGTGGTGGTGCGTGACGATCATCGGGTTCTGCATCACGACGGCGACGCTGACGGCGGTCATCTCCGACCAGGTGCCGGTCGACCAGCGGGGTCTCGTGTCGGGACTCGTGTCGGCGCCGCAGGCGATCGGCACGATCCTCGGGCTCGTGCTCGTGACGACGCTCTTCACCGGGCTGGTCGCGGGGTACGTCGTCGTCGCCCTCCTCCTCGTGGCGCTGGCCGTGCCGCTGCTGCTCGTCATGCCGGACGAGGTGCTGCCGCGCGACCAGCGATCGCGGCTGTCGGTAGCGGACGTCGTCCGGTCGCTGTGGATCGACCCGCACGAGCACCCCGACTTCGCGTGGACCCTCACCGGTCGTGTCCTGGTCAACATCAGCAACGCGCTCGGCACGACCCTGTTGCTCTACTTCCTCGAGTTCGGACTGAACCGCACGACCGCGGAGGACGACCTGCTCGTCCTCACCCTCGTCTACATGGTCTTCGTCGTCGGCGCCTCGGTCTGGCTCGGTCGAGTGTCGGACCGGGTGGGGCGGCGCAAGCCCTTCGTCTGGATGTCGTCGGCGATCCAGGGCGTGGCGGCACTGCTGCTCGCCTTCGTGCCGTCGTACGGCGTCGCTCTCGTCGCCGCCGGGCTGCTCGGTCTCGGCTACGGCTGCTTCCTGTCGGTCGACCAGGCCCTCGCGACGCAGGTGCTGCCCGACCCGGCGAGCCGCGGCAAGGACCTCGGGATCATGAACATCGCGGTCGCCCTTCCGCAGGCGGTCGGGCCGCTGCTCGGGGCCGGGCTCGTCGTCCTCTTCGACGGGTTCTCCGGGCTGTTCGTCGTCGCGGCGCTGACCGCGGCGCTCGGTGCGGCGGCCGTCGCGCCGGTGAGGGGAGTGCGATGA
- a CDS encoding TetR/AcrR family transcriptional regulator: protein MPRVPATERRPLLAAAALRVLARDGLAAVTTRAVVAEAGMKLASFHYVYDSRTELLRDLVAGVVEGEREGALAGLADVDLAGLAERPDAAAVEEVLLGCLRGYLALVVADPGREQGMFELTQHALREPTLDGLAGEQYAHYHALVAELLDELGARLGVTWDADLADLARLVVALTDGLTLAWLADRDAEATERTARLAARAVAGHAVLAQAGAAVVP from the coding sequence GTGCCCCGCGTCCCCGCGACCGAGCGCCGTCCGTTGCTCGCCGCCGCCGCGCTGCGGGTGCTCGCCCGCGACGGGCTGGCGGCCGTGACCACCCGGGCGGTCGTCGCCGAGGCGGGGATGAAGCTCGCGAGCTTCCACTACGTCTACGACTCGCGCACCGAGCTGCTGCGCGACCTCGTCGCGGGCGTCGTCGAGGGGGAGCGCGAGGGGGCCCTCGCCGGGCTGGCCGACGTCGACCTCGCCGGCCTCGCGGAGCGGCCCGACGCAGCCGCGGTCGAGGAGGTCCTCCTCGGCTGCCTGCGCGGCTACCTCGCCCTCGTCGTCGCCGACCCGGGCCGCGAGCAGGGGATGTTCGAGCTGACCCAGCACGCGCTGCGCGAGCCGACCCTCGACGGCCTGGCGGGCGAGCAGTACGCGCACTACCACGCGCTCGTCGCCGAGCTCCTCGACGAGCTGGGGGCACGGCTCGGGGTCACCTGGGACGCTGACCTGGCCGACCTCGCGCGTCTGGTCGTGGCGCTCACCGACGGGTTGACCCTTGCGTGGCTGGCCGACCGCGACGCGGAGGCGACCGAGCGGACCGCACGGCTGGCGGCGCGCGCGGTGGCCGGGCACGCGGTCCTCGCGCAGGCCGGGGCGGCGGTGGTCCCGTGA
- a CDS encoding deoxyribodipyrimidine photo-lyase, whose protein sequence is MLGYTPAMAQKKSSGTTGTATDGEPQKDPYTGIQAERVRTLQDGDPDGGGRYVLYWMQSSVRADLNHALEYAVHRANDLEKPLLVCFGLMDDYPEANARHYLFLLQGLADVAKALEKRKIPFVVQRGAPYDVAIELGRKAALVVLDRGYLRHQKQWYDKVVGALDVPVVQVETDVVVPVETASDKRESAARTLRPKITKHLTRFLVPLPTTTLKDTTAPRVKSEDVSDPEAYLKKLKVDDSAPPVRLWEGGNTAARKQLKAFLSNSFSSYSDHRNQPQTDDVSHMSKYLHYGHISPVAIALEVGDRHGKNADDLLEELIVRRELPMNYVFYEKDYDKYSALPEWARTTLDEHRDDNREHQYTAGQLEKGETHDEYWNAAMKEMVVTGYLHNYMRMYWGKKIIEWSTTPETAYKTAITLNNKYLLDGRDPNSWSNISWLFGNQDRGWTERPVLGKVRWMSAGGLERKADPKAYVEKVDKLAEQVERQRAKGA, encoded by the coding sequence GTGCTCGGGTACACCCCGGCCATGGCGCAGAAGAAGTCGAGCGGGACGACCGGCACCGCGACGGACGGCGAGCCGCAGAAGGACCCCTACACGGGCATCCAGGCCGAGCGGGTGCGCACCCTCCAGGACGGCGATCCCGACGGAGGCGGCCGCTACGTCCTCTACTGGATGCAGTCGTCGGTCCGCGCCGACCTCAACCACGCCCTGGAGTACGCGGTGCACCGCGCCAACGACCTGGAGAAGCCGCTGCTCGTCTGCTTCGGCCTCATGGACGACTACCCCGAGGCCAACGCGCGCCACTACCTCTTCCTCCTCCAGGGCCTCGCCGACGTCGCCAAGGCCCTCGAGAAGCGCAAGATCCCCTTCGTCGTCCAGCGCGGGGCGCCGTACGACGTCGCCATCGAGCTGGGGAGGAAGGCCGCCCTCGTCGTCCTCGACCGCGGCTACCTGCGCCACCAGAAGCAGTGGTACGACAAGGTCGTGGGCGCGCTCGACGTCCCCGTCGTCCAGGTCGAGACCGACGTCGTCGTGCCCGTCGAGACCGCCTCGGACAAGCGCGAGTCCGCCGCGCGCACCCTGCGGCCGAAGATCACCAAGCACCTGACGCGCTTCCTCGTCCCCCTGCCGACGACGACCCTGAAGGACACGACCGCCCCGCGGGTCAAGAGCGAGGACGTGTCCGACCCCGAGGCCTACCTGAAGAAGCTCAAGGTCGACGACTCGGCGCCGCCGGTGCGGCTGTGGGAGGGCGGCAACACCGCCGCCCGCAAGCAGCTCAAAGCCTTCCTGAGTAACAGCTTCTCCAGCTACAGCGACCACCGCAACCAGCCGCAGACCGACGACGTGTCGCACATGAGCAAGTACCTGCACTACGGCCACATCTCCCCCGTCGCCATCGCGCTCGAGGTCGGCGACCGGCACGGCAAGAACGCCGACGACCTGCTGGAGGAGCTCATCGTCCGGCGCGAGCTGCCGATGAACTACGTCTTCTACGAGAAGGACTACGACAAGTACTCCGCGCTTCCCGAGTGGGCCCGCACGACCCTCGACGAGCACCGCGACGACAACCGCGAGCACCAGTACACCGCCGGCCAGCTCGAGAAGGGCGAGACGCACGACGAGTACTGGAACGCGGCGATGAAGGAGATGGTCGTCACCGGCTACCTGCACAACTACATGCGGATGTACTGGGGCAAGAAGATCATCGAGTGGTCCACGACCCCCGAGACCGCGTACAAGACGGCGATCACCCTCAACAACAAGTACCTCCTCGACGGCCGCGACCCCAACAGCTGGTCGAACATCTCCTGGCTCTTCGGCAACCAGGACCGCGGCTGGACCGAACGTCCCGTCCTGGGCAAGGTCCGCTGGATGTCCGCCGGCGGGCTCGAGCGCAAGGCCGACCCCAAGGCCTATGTCGAGAAGGTCGACAAGCTGGCCGAGCAGGTGGAGAGGCAGCGCGCGAAGGGCGCCTGA
- a CDS encoding GTP-binding protein: MRTGLVVVTGVDPTAIDATLVALAWDLPRAVTVRHRIDPEEQLLTRVVSDATGVIERQVTHLEHACVTCALREDVLPTIGRLARDPRWDTVVSALPAGFGADHLCAVLGRDAGLARWVRVAGVVATLAADDAEDVLLGSDLLAEHGWHTGPDDRRGLGEVACAQVELADLVVLHGRHRAAARDLVAALARPDTLVLAGVDQLDGPALAARRHSPREAAAWRSPVVDAPVPPLRRGSLAWRIDLSTTRPFHPDRLAEDVARLGGGRHRSRGCFWVPTRPGDAHEWSGAGGQLSIGHLQRWGVRPPRTRLLLTGLGRVPTSLVEAFEDLLVRPEDETGRARPWAVVEDGLEPWLGDIRDVA, from the coding sequence ATGCGGACCGGACTGGTCGTCGTCACGGGAGTCGATCCCACCGCCATCGACGCCACCCTGGTGGCCTTGGCCTGGGACCTGCCCCGGGCCGTCACGGTGCGGCACCGCATCGACCCCGAGGAGCAGCTGCTCACCCGCGTCGTCAGCGACGCCACCGGCGTGATCGAGCGACAGGTCACGCACCTCGAGCACGCCTGCGTCACCTGCGCGCTGCGCGAGGACGTCCTGCCGACGATCGGTCGGCTCGCCCGTGACCCGCGCTGGGACACCGTCGTGTCGGCGCTGCCCGCCGGCTTCGGCGCGGACCACCTGTGCGCGGTGCTCGGCCGCGACGCGGGCCTGGCCCGGTGGGTCCGGGTGGCCGGCGTCGTCGCCACCCTTGCCGCCGACGACGCCGAGGACGTCCTGCTCGGGAGCGACCTGCTCGCGGAACACGGCTGGCACACCGGTCCGGACGACCGCCGCGGCCTCGGCGAGGTCGCCTGTGCGCAGGTCGAGCTCGCCGACCTCGTCGTCCTGCACGGCCGGCACCGGGCCGCCGCCCGCGACCTCGTCGCCGCCCTCGCCCGCCCGGACACCCTCGTCCTCGCCGGCGTCGACCAGCTCGACGGACCGGCCCTCGCCGCCCGCCGGCACTCCCCGCGCGAGGCGGCCGCCTGGCGCTCACCCGTCGTCGACGCCCCCGTCCCCCCGCTGCGACGCGGCAGCCTGGCCTGGCGCATCGACCTGTCGACGACCCGGCCGTTCCACCCCGACCGGCTCGCCGAGGACGTCGCCCGCCTCGGTGGTGGCCGGCACCGCTCGCGCGGCTGCTTCTGGGTGCCGACGCGCCCCGGCGACGCCCACGAGTGGAGCGGCGCCGGCGGTCAGCTGAGCATCGGTCACCTGCAGCGCTGGGGGGTGCGCCCTCCGCGCACCCGCCTGCTGCTCACGGGGCTCGGCCGCGTCCCCACCAGCCTCGTCGAGGCGTTCGAGGACCTCCTCGTCCGCCCCGAGGACGAGACCGGCCGCGCCCGCCCCTGGGCCGTCGTCGAGGACGGGCTCGAGCCCTGGCTCGGCGACATCCGCGACGTCGCCTGA
- a CDS encoding helix-turn-helix domain-containing protein, with translation MSLLTARRVPREPLWRHLVGDVLRRERQRQGRTLREVADAARISVPYLSEVERGLKEASSEVLAAAAAALGLRFADVLVLVHGELLAAAERPVVLTALAPATPYAVVDHPAGTSGTVVALAA, from the coding sequence ATGAGCCTGCTCACCGCGCGACGCGTCCCCCGCGAGCCCCTGTGGCGCCACCTCGTCGGTGACGTCCTGCGCCGGGAGCGGCAGCGTCAGGGCCGCACGCTCAGGGAGGTCGCGGACGCGGCGCGGATCTCGGTCCCCTACCTCTCCGAGGTCGAGCGGGGCCTGAAGGAGGCGTCGTCCGAGGTGCTGGCCGCCGCGGCGGCCGCCCTCGGCCTGCGGTTCGCCGACGTCCTCGTCCTCGTCCACGGCGAGCTGCTCGCCGCGGCCGAGCGCCCGGTGGTGCTCACCGCGCTGGCCCCGGCAACGCCGTACGCCGTCGTCGACCACCCGGCCGGCACGTCGGGGACGGTCGTCGCCCTCGCCGCCTGA
- a CDS encoding acyl-CoA dehydrogenase family protein: protein MSSRTQTPLELFGADALVGEEERDLQAAVRAFVDDRIRPEIGRWWEDGQLPARDLAKELGSLGVLGMHLEGYGCAGTSATAYGLACLELEAGDSGLRSLVSVQGSLAMFAIHRFGSDEQKEEWLPRMAAGEAIGCFGLTEADHGSNPAGMRTRAKRDGDDWVLDGSKMWITNGPIADVAVVWAQTDEKIRGFVVPTDTPGFTANEVHHKASLRASVTGELVLESVRLPSSAVLPEVAGLRGPLSCLDEARFGIVFGALGAARDSLDTALAYAADRIVFDRPLSSFQLTQAKLADMTLELGKGLLLALHLGRLKDEGELRAEQVSLGKLNSVREAIAIARECRTILGGNGISLEYSPIRHAANLESVLTYEGTSEVHQLSIGRALTGHSAFA, encoded by the coding sequence ATGTCGTCCCGCACCCAGACCCCGCTCGAGCTCTTCGGCGCCGACGCCCTCGTCGGCGAGGAGGAGCGCGACCTGCAGGCCGCGGTCCGCGCGTTCGTCGACGACCGGATCCGGCCCGAGATCGGCCGGTGGTGGGAGGACGGGCAGCTGCCCGCGCGCGACCTGGCCAAGGAGCTGGGCTCGCTCGGCGTCCTCGGGATGCATCTGGAGGGGTACGGCTGCGCCGGGACGTCGGCGACGGCGTACGGGCTGGCCTGTCTCGAGCTCGAGGCGGGCGACTCGGGGCTGCGGTCGCTCGTCTCCGTCCAGGGGTCGCTGGCGATGTTCGCGATCCACCGGTTCGGCTCGGACGAGCAGAAGGAGGAGTGGCTGCCGCGGATGGCCGCGGGGGAGGCGATCGGCTGCTTCGGGCTCACCGAGGCCGACCACGGCTCCAACCCCGCGGGGATGCGGACGCGGGCCAAGCGCGACGGCGACGACTGGGTCCTCGACGGCTCGAAGATGTGGATCACCAACGGCCCCATCGCCGACGTCGCCGTCGTGTGGGCGCAGACCGACGAGAAGATCCGCGGCTTCGTCGTGCCGACCGACACCCCCGGCTTCACCGCCAACGAGGTGCACCACAAGGCGTCGCTGCGCGCGTCGGTGACCGGCGAGCTCGTCCTGGAGTCGGTGCGGCTGCCGTCGTCCGCCGTGCTGCCGGAGGTCGCGGGGCTGCGCGGGCCGCTGTCGTGCCTCGACGAGGCGCGCTTCGGGATCGTCTTCGGCGCGCTCGGGGCGGCGCGCGACAGCCTCGACACGGCGCTGGCCTACGCCGCCGACCGCATCGTCTTCGACCGGCCGCTGAGCAGCTTCCAGCTGACGCAGGCCAAGCTCGCCGACATGACCCTCGAGCTCGGCAAGGGGCTGCTGCTCGCACTGCACCTCGGCCGGCTCAAGGACGAGGGCGAGCTGCGCGCCGAGCAGGTCAGCCTGGGCAAGCTCAACAGCGTCCGCGAGGCCATCGCCATCGCGCGCGAGTGCCGCACGATCCTCGGCGGCAACGGGATCTCGCTGGAGTACAGCCCGATCCGGCACGCGGCCAACCTCGAGTCGGTGCTCACCTACGAGGGCACGTCCGAGGTGCACCAGCTGAGCATCGGTCGCGCGCTGACGGGCCACTCCGCCTTCGCGTGA
- a CDS encoding ClpP family protease gives MASYTIPTVALRTPQGERAYDVFSRLLAERIVFLGTPIDDDVANTVIAQLFHLEAESTDREISLYLNSPGGSPTALMAIYDTLQFVAAPVSTWCVGQAASTAAVLLAAGNPGRRFVLEHARVLLGQPASGGTQGTVSDLTLQAAEMQRIRGQVEEVLARHVPHDVDRLRADMDRDRVFTAQEAVDYGLADLVVTRR, from the coding sequence ATGGCGTCGTACACGATCCCGACCGTCGCCCTGCGCACCCCGCAGGGCGAGCGGGCGTACGACGTCTTCTCGAGACTGCTCGCCGAGCGGATCGTCTTCCTCGGCACCCCGATCGACGACGACGTGGCCAACACCGTCATCGCGCAGCTCTTCCACCTCGAGGCGGAGTCGACCGACCGGGAGATCTCGCTCTACCTCAACAGCCCCGGCGGGTCGCCGACCGCGCTCATGGCGATCTACGACACGCTGCAGTTCGTCGCCGCGCCGGTCTCCACGTGGTGCGTCGGGCAGGCCGCGTCCACGGCGGCCGTGCTGCTCGCGGCGGGGAACCCGGGGCGCCGGTTCGTCCTCGAGCACGCGCGGGTGCTGCTCGGGCAGCCGGCGTCGGGCGGCACCCAGGGCACGGTCTCCGACCTCACCCTCCAGGCGGCCGAGATGCAGCGGATCCGCGGCCAGGTCGAGGAGGTCCTCGCCCGGCACGTGCCGCACGACGTGGACCGGCTGCGCGCCGACATGGACCGCGACCGGGTCTTCACCGCGCAGGAGGCGGTCGACTACGGCCTGGCCGACCTCGTCGTGACGCGGCGGTGA
- a CDS encoding ClpP family protease: protein MTDTDPDTAPTRFDDHLASMLLGQRMILLGSQVDEVSANRVCSQLLVLSAEDPRTDIQLVINSPGGSVTAGMAIYDTMQLVPNDVSTLAMGFAASMGQFLLCVGAKGKRYALPNARVMMHQPSAGIGGSAADIAIQAENLQFTKRRMEELIAEHTGQTPETIRRDGDRDRWFTAQEALDYGMVDRVVESLADVRPAMMQRRAGL, encoded by the coding sequence GTGACCGACACCGACCCCGACACCGCACCGACCCGTTTCGACGACCACCTGGCCTCGATGCTGCTCGGCCAGCGGATGATCCTGCTCGGCAGCCAGGTCGACGAGGTGTCGGCCAACCGGGTCTGCTCGCAGCTGCTCGTGCTGTCGGCCGAGGACCCGCGCACCGACATCCAGCTCGTCATCAACAGCCCCGGCGGCTCGGTGACCGCCGGCATGGCCATCTACGACACGATGCAGCTCGTCCCCAACGACGTCTCGACCCTCGCGATGGGGTTCGCCGCGAGCATGGGGCAGTTCCTGCTCTGCGTCGGCGCGAAGGGCAAGCGCTACGCGCTGCCGAACGCCCGGGTGATGATGCACCAGCCGTCGGCCGGCATCGGCGGCAGCGCCGCCGACATCGCCATCCAGGCCGAGAACCTGCAGTTCACCAAGCGGCGGATGGAGGAGCTCATCGCCGAGCACACCGGGCAGACGCCGGAGACGATCCGCCGCGACGGTGACCGCGACCGGTGGTTCACCGCCCAGGAGGCCCTCGACTACGGCATGGTCGACCGGGTCGTCGAGTCCCTCGCCGACGTGCGCCCGGCGATGATGCAGCGACGGGCGGGGCTGTGA
- a CDS encoding DeoR/GlpR family DNA-binding transcription regulator yields MASLSEFDREQAILSELDANGRVEVSDLSHRFGVSTVTVRKDLEGLERRGMLRRIRGGALVAPRVDEGAFDVRHRIAADAKRAVARQAAALVRPGDVIAVDSSTTCYYLAEELLRVQPLTVITNGLRTSSLLLQQSEAAVIMPGGVLRRASESMVGFLSDVLTGRGRVDKGFFGLVGLSLERGLLDLTPEEAHAKAALAQTCRQVYALFDSSKIERFGTHSFATIDRVTRLISDDGVPKEVHREWTRAGVAWDLVTPQAEEPARPARWRG; encoded by the coding sequence GTGGCGTCGCTCAGCGAGTTCGACCGCGAGCAGGCGATCCTCAGCGAGCTCGACGCGAACGGCCGGGTCGAGGTCAGCGACCTCTCGCACCGCTTCGGGGTCTCGACGGTCACCGTGCGCAAGGACCTCGAGGGTCTCGAGCGCCGGGGCATGCTGCGCCGCATCCGGGGCGGGGCGCTCGTCGCCCCCCGCGTCGACGAGGGTGCCTTCGACGTCCGCCACCGGATCGCCGCCGACGCCAAGCGCGCCGTCGCCCGCCAGGCCGCCGCGCTCGTGCGCCCCGGTGACGTCATCGCCGTGGACTCCTCGACGACCTGCTACTACCTCGCCGAGGAGCTCCTGCGGGTGCAGCCGCTCACCGTCATCACCAACGGCCTGCGCACCTCGAGCCTGCTGCTCCAGCAGTCCGAGGCCGCCGTCATCATGCCGGGCGGCGTCCTGCGCCGGGCGAGCGAGTCGATGGTCGGCTTCCTCAGCGACGTCCTCACCGGACGCGGCCGGGTCGACAAGGGCTTCTTCGGTCTCGTCGGGCTCAGCCTGGAGCGCGGCCTGCTCGACCTCACCCCCGAGGAGGCGCACGCGAAAGCCGCTCTGGCGCAAACGTGCCGACAGGTCTACGCCCTCTTCGACAGCAGCAAGATCGAGCGCTTCGGGACCCACTCGTTCGCGACGATCGACCGCGTCACCCGGCTCATCTCCGACGACGGCGTGCCGAAGGAGGTCCACCGCGAGTGGACCCGCGCCGGCGTCGCCTGGGACCTGGTGACCCCGCAGGCCGAGGAGCCCGCCCGCCCGGCCCGGTGGCGCGGGTGA
- a CDS encoding rhamnulokinase yields the protein MSARTHVAAVDLGAESGRVASVAFDGERLDLQVAHRFTHQPHEVDGIVRWDLDGLWGGIRQGLARLAGGEHDVASVGVDAWGVDYGLLDADGELVDQPTCYRDDRQPRARAEVLAEVGADRIYSATGVQVIDINTIFALVSDAREHPQRLERAATLLMMPDVVHHLLSGSRVTEHTAASTTGFYETGSSRWTTDLLDELGVPTHLLPEVVAPGTDVGALLPDLATGRLAGARVLVPPGHDTASAVVGTPLHDPGSLYISSGTWSLVGVEVDAPVVSAATRAANMTNEGGYAGTVRLLRNVTGLWVLQSCRRWWQRQGTELSYPELVELAAGVPGLRGIVNPDAPEFLDGRRTPERIAEYCERTGTPAPQGIAETTRVALDSLALAYRHVVEDLAVVTGSRVPSVNVVGGGSNNTLLSQLTADACGVPVFCGPVEATALGNAATQLAALGELGDLHDIRRVVAATEPVTPYAPRGGEGWDAAYEHFTRLVARDRERQGLGVAAGD from the coding sequence GTGAGCGCCCGGACCCACGTCGCCGCCGTCGACCTCGGCGCCGAGAGCGGACGCGTCGCGTCGGTCGCCTTCGACGGCGAGCGGCTCGACCTGCAGGTCGCGCACCGCTTCACCCACCAGCCGCACGAGGTCGACGGCATCGTCCGCTGGGACCTCGACGGGCTGTGGGGCGGGATCCGTCAGGGCCTGGCCCGGCTCGCCGGCGGCGAGCACGACGTCGCCTCGGTCGGCGTGGACGCCTGGGGCGTCGACTACGGCCTGCTCGACGCCGACGGCGAGCTCGTCGACCAGCCCACCTGCTACCGCGACGACCGCCAGCCGCGGGCCCGCGCCGAGGTGCTCGCGGAGGTCGGCGCCGACCGGATCTACTCCGCCACCGGGGTGCAGGTCATCGACATCAACACGATCTTCGCTCTCGTCTCCGACGCCAGGGAGCACCCGCAGCGGCTCGAGCGCGCGGCGACGCTGCTGATGATGCCGGACGTCGTGCACCACCTGCTGTCGGGCTCGCGGGTCACCGAGCACACCGCCGCGTCGACCACCGGGTTCTACGAGACCGGCAGCAGCCGCTGGACGACCGACCTCCTCGACGAGCTGGGCGTGCCGACGCACCTGCTCCCCGAGGTCGTCGCCCCGGGCACGGACGTCGGTGCCCTCCTGCCCGACCTCGCGACCGGCCGGCTGGCGGGGGCCCGCGTCCTCGTCCCGCCGGGCCACGACACCGCCAGCGCCGTCGTCGGCACGCCGCTGCACGACCCGGGCAGCCTCTACATCTCCAGCGGCACCTGGTCGCTCGTCGGGGTCGAGGTCGACGCCCCCGTCGTCTCCGCGGCCACCCGCGCGGCCAACATGACCAACGAGGGCGGGTACGCCGGCACCGTCCGGCTGCTGCGCAACGTCACCGGACTGTGGGTGCTGCAGTCCTGCCGCCGCTGGTGGCAGCGCCAGGGCACCGAGCTGTCCTACCCCGAGCTCGTCGAGCTGGCCGCCGGCGTCCCCGGCCTGCGCGGCATCGTGAACCCCGACGCCCCCGAGTTCCTCGACGGCCGCCGCACCCCGGAGCGCATCGCCGAGTACTGCGAGCGGACCGGCACCCCCGCGCCGCAGGGGATCGCCGAGACGACCCGCGTCGCCCTCGACTCCCTCGCCCTCGCCTACCGGCACGTCGTCGAGGACCTCGCCGTCGTCACCGGGAGCCGCGTCCCCAGCGTCAACGTCGTCGGTGGCGGCTCGAACAACACCCTGCTCTCGCAGCTGACCGCCGACGCCTGCGGGGTCCCGGTCTTCTGCGGCCCCGTCGAGGCGACCGCCCTCGGCAACGCCGCCACCCAGCTCGCCGCGCTCGGCGAGCTCGGCGATCTGCACGACATCCGGCGGGTCGTCGCGGCGACCGAGCCCGTGACGCCGTACGCCCCCCGGGGCGGCGAGGGCTGGGACGCCGCCTACGAGCACTTCACCCGCCTCGTCGCCCGCGACCGCGAGCGGCAGGGGCTGGGCGTCGCCGCCGGCGACTGA
- a CDS encoding autoinducer 2 ABC transporter substrate-binding protein → MSSMKFTTTARTAALVVVAGALVLSGCTKKNDTTASSGSGGGSGSTAAAGGSGGASGIKVAFVPKLQGIPYFEAMNTGGQEAAKALGFTWLYQGPTTADAAAQAQIVRSYIQQKVNTLIVAPNDPDSMAPVLQQAQAAGIKVLTSDTDAPNSVRQAFVSQATAEGIGTALVDDLAKVMGDKGKYAIVSCGETAENLNSWIAVQKKVTAEKYPNLSIVDIVYAGEDQNKATQMATDLMNAHPDLTGLVGECTSSAPGVAQAVKDAGKIGKVFTVGLGTPKSMAPYLQDGSSSASVLWNVQNLGYLTGWAGLQAAQGKEFSATNNVSSDLSAVTWDSSTKTLLLGPPLTITKDNVGQFNY, encoded by the coding sequence ATGTCGTCGATGAAGTTCACCACCACCGCGCGGACGGCGGCCCTCGTCGTCGTCGCCGGCGCCCTGGTCCTCAGCGGGTGCACCAAGAAGAACGACACCACCGCCAGCAGCGGCTCCGGTGGTGGCTCCGGCAGCACCGCCGCCGCCGGCGGGTCCGGCGGCGCGAGCGGCATCAAGGTCGCCTTCGTGCCGAAGCTGCAGGGCATCCCCTACTTCGAGGCGATGAACACCGGGGGCCAGGAGGCCGCGAAGGCGCTCGGCTTCACCTGGCTCTACCAGGGCCCGACGACCGCCGACGCCGCCGCGCAGGCCCAGATCGTGCGCTCCTACATCCAGCAGAAGGTCAACACCCTCATCGTCGCGCCGAACGACCCCGACTCGATGGCGCCGGTGCTGCAGCAGGCCCAGGCGGCCGGGATCAAGGTCCTCACCTCCGACACCGACGCGCCGAACTCCGTGCGTCAGGCCTTCGTCTCGCAGGCCACCGCCGAGGGCATCGGCACCGCGCTCGTCGACGACCTGGCCAAGGTCATGGGCGACAAGGGCAAGTACGCCATCGTCTCCTGCGGTGAGACGGCCGAGAACCTCAACAGCTGGATCGCCGTCCAGAAGAAGGTCACCGCGGAGAAGTACCCGAACCTGTCGATCGTCGACATCGTCTACGCGGGCGAGGACCAGAACAAGGCCACCCAGATGGCCACCGACCTCATGAACGCCCACCCCGACCTCACCGGCCTCGTCGGCGAGTGCACCTCGTCCGCGCCGGGCGTCGCCCAGGCCGTCAAGGACGCGGGGAAGATCGGCAAGGTCTTCACCGTCGGCCTCGGCACGCCGAAGTCGATGGCGCCCTACCTGCAGGACGGTTCCTCGTCCGCCTCGGTGCTGTGGAACGTCCAGAACCTCGGCTACCTCACCGGCTGGGCCGGGCTGCAGGCCGCGCAGGGCAAGGAGTTCTCGGCGACCAACAACGTCTCCTCCGACCTGTCCGCCGTCACCTGGGACTCCTCGACCAAGACCCTCCTGCTCGGCCCGCCGCTGACCATCACCAAGGACAACGTCGGCCAGTTCAACTACTGA